From Ictidomys tridecemlineatus isolate mIctTri1 chromosome 2, mIctTri1.hap1, whole genome shotgun sequence, the proteins below share one genomic window:
- the Gadd45b gene encoding growth arrest and DNA damage-inducible protein GADD45 beta translates to MTLEELVACDNAAQKMQTVTAAVEELLVAAQRQDRLTVGVYESAKLMNVDPDSVVLCLLAIDEEEEDDIALQIHFTLIQSFCCDNDIDIMRVSGMQRLAQLLGEPTEVQDTTETRDLHCLLVTNPHSDAWKSHGLVEVASYCEESRGNNQWVPYISLQER, encoded by the exons ATGACGCTGGAAGAGCTCGTGGCGTGTGACAACGCAGCTCAGAA GATGCAGACGGTGACCGCCGCGGTGGAGGAGCTGTTGGTGGCCGCGCAGCGCCAGGACCGCCTGACGGTGGGGGTGTACGAGTCAGCCAAGCTGATGAATGT GGACCCTGACAGCGTGGTCCTGTGTCTCTTGGCTattgatgaggaggaagaggatgacaTCGCCCTGCAAATTCACTTCACCCTCATCCAGTCCTTTTGCTGTGACAACGACATTGACATTATGAGGGTGTCCGGCATGCAGCGGCTAGCACAGCTTCTGGGAGAGCCCACTGAGGTGCAGGACACCACTGAAACCCGGGACCTGCACTGCCTCCTGGTCACG AACCCTCACTCAGACGCCTGGAAGAGCCACGGCTTGGTGGAGGTAGCCAGTTACTGCGAAGAGAGCCGGGGCAATAACCAGTGGGTCCCCTATATCTCTCTCCAGGAGCGCTGA